One window from the genome of Mauremys mutica isolate MM-2020 ecotype Southern chromosome 4, ASM2049712v1, whole genome shotgun sequence encodes:
- the LOC123369172 gene encoding CD276 antigen-like, translating to MGGSETRAAFAGPLRGDWLREPRWAGPEAGAQRPPRREELEKGAKRRPGTRSRCTRRRLSAPPPLYSEGQPRGRVTAPPPCLTVALLLLTQLWGLGTDKLPVQLPATSEAVLGGTALLSCTYPPEADLILYWTRLGPASERNVYTYYRGEHLASHADPAYRGRATVPAGQPGRGDGALRLHNVTLADEGRYRCRVKSNRGMGVAETELRLIGLYRLSWLQPQPCAPSLQNVTLTCLAEGGYPLATVTIRDSTGRDYGAGTPAAKEPQGLYSAAHSAAVPCSPTASYTCIVTTTFLQQNRTGTLAWEEPQPAWKGWAGVGIGIGIGMAVVVLGSGALWAGQQRRKGQRHQGSRPPREPEPAWEEAPLEGTGPTCTRRGDPPDILQEPPPPSQHLCPTPSPGPSHA from the exons ATGGGGGGCAGTGAAACCCGGGCCGCT TTCGCCGGCCCCTTGCGCGGTGATTGGCTGAGAGAGCCGCGGTGGGCGGGGCCGGAGGCCGGAGCCCAACGGCCGCCCCGGCGCGAGGAGCTGGAAAAAGGCGCCAAAAGGCGGCCGGGGACGCGCTCGCGCTGCACCCGTCGGCGCCTGAGCGCCCCGCCCCCATTGTACAGCGAGGGGCAGCCGCGGGGGCGTGTCACTGCCCCCCCGCCTT gtCTCACTGTCGCTCTCCTGCTCCTCACCCAGCTGTGGGGGCTGGGAACAG ACAAGCTGCCTGTGCAGCTGCCCGCGACCTCGGAGGCCGTGCTGGGGGGCACAGCGCTGCTGAGCTGCACCTACCCGCCCGAGGCGGACCTGATCCTGTACTGGACCCGGCTGGGGCCGGCCAGCGAGAGGAACGTCTACACCTACTACCGAGGGGAACACCTGGCCTCACATGCCGACCCTGCCTATCGGGGCCGGGCCACTGTCCCAGCTGGGCAGCCTGGGCGTGGGGACGGGGCCCTCCGGCTACACAACGTGACGCTGGCTGATGAGGGCAGGTACCGGTGCCGGGTAAAGAGCAACCGTGGCATGGGCGTGGCGGAGACGGAGCTACGGCTCATAG GCCTCTATCGTctatcctggctccagccccagccctgcgccccctcccTGCAGAACGTGACACTGACCTGCCTCGCAGAGGGCGGCTACCCCCTCGCCACCGTCACCATCCGCGACAGCACTGGCAGGGACTAcggggccgggaccccggctgccaAGGAGCCCCAGGGGCTATATAGCGCCGCCCACTCGGCCGCCGTGCCCTGCTCCCCCACCGCCAGCTACACCTGCATCGTCACCACCACCTTCCTCCAGCAGAACCGCACCGGGACGCTTGCCTGGGAAG AGCCGCAGCCAGCATGGAAGGGCTGGGCCGGCGTTGGCATTGGCATTGGCATTGGCATGGCGGTGGTAGTGCTGGGGAGCGGAGCACTCTGG GCTgggcagcagaggaggaag GGGCAGAGGCACCAGGgatcccgccccccccgggagccAGAGCCAGCTTGGGAAGAGGCCCCATTGGAGGGCACCGGCCCCACCTGCACGAGGAGGGGGGACCCACCAGACATCCTCCAGGAGCCGCCCCCACCCAGCCaacacctctgccccacccccagccctgggcccagccatGCCTAG
- the LOC123369171 gene encoding hydroxyproline dehydrogenase-like, with amino-acid sequence MSLRWLCPTAGDLRSRLGQTAGAMLGRGGRWLQRAGGVASAPLQPAPQGAQLRFDGDVLRLKSGWELARGLLVFRLCGLPGLVRRAPALLSVSRWLLGRRLWGSLLRASFYGQFVAGQTPPEVGVTVQHLRALGLRPLLAVPIEEDVGQDKEGEGWYEGNRGAMLGCVGLSAQGGPQPMMQLKVTALMSARLCRTVSLRLGEPGGPSELSLDRVMAVMGGEEANFSGLSPAENRHLQASLLRLDTVTQRAVEAGVRVLVDAEYTYVNPALTLVTLALMGRWNRTQPWVWNTYQCYLQDCLARLGADVALAERRGFCFGVKLVRGAYLEQERQLAREGGYPDPLHPTWEATNHSYQRCLDLLLELGARDGQRCQLIVASHNESSVSHAVRRMEELGIAKDGGAVCFGQLLGMCDHVSLALGQAGYAIYKSIPYGAVEEVLPYLVRRAQENQSVLQGIRKERDLLRRELCRRLLRRP; translated from the exons ATGTCACTCCGCTGGCTCTGCCCCACGGCGGGCGACCTTCGCTCCCGGCTCGGCCAGACAGCGGGCGCCATGCTGGGGCGCGGGGGGCGCTGGCTGCAGCGGGCAGGGGGGGTGGCCTCAGCCCCCCTCCAaccggccccccagggggcccagctGCGCTTCGACGGCGACGTTCTCCGGCTCAagagcggctgggagctggcgcgGGGGCTGCTGGTGTTCAGGCTCTGCGGCCTGCCGGGGCTGGTGCGCCGGGCCCCCGCG ctgctctcCGTGTCCCGGTGGCTGCTGGGGCGCCGGCTCTGGGGGTCCCTGCTGCGCGCCTCTTTCTACGGACAGTTCGTGGCCGGGCAGACGCCCCCCGAGGTGGGGGTCACAGTGCAGCACCTCCGCGCCCTGGGGCTGCGCCCCCTCCTGGCCGTGCCCATCGAGGAGGATGTGGGGCAGGACAAGGAAGG GGAGGGCTGGTACGAGGGGAACCGGGGGGCCATGCTAGGCTGTGTGGGGCTCTCGGCCCAGGGGGGACCCCAGCCCATGATGCAGCTGAAGGTGACGGCCCTGATGAGCGCCCGGCTCTGT aggacGGTGTCGCTGCggctgggggagccgggggggccgTCGGAGCTGAGCCTGGACAGAGTCATGGCAGTGATGGGTGGAGAG gaGGCGAACTTCTCCGGCCTGAGCCCAGCTGAGAACCGGCACCTACAGGCCTCCCTGCTGCGGCTGGACACGGTCACCCAG cgggcggtggaggcggggGTGCGGGTGCTGGTGGACGCCGAGTACACCTACGTGAACCCTGCGCTGACGCTCGTCACCCTGGCGCTGATGGGGCGTTGGAATCGCACCCAGCCCTGGGTGTGGAACACGTACCAGTGCTACCTGCAG GACTGCCTGGCACGGCTTGGTGCTGACGTGGCGCTGGCCGAGCGCCGGGGCTTCTGTTTCGGGGTGAAGCTGGTGCGCGGGGCCTACTTGGAGCAGGAGCGGCAGCTGGCGCGGGAGGGGGGATACCctgaccccctgcaccccacctggGAGGCCACCAACCACAg CTACCAGCGctgcctggacctgctgctggagctgggggcaCGGGATGGGCAGCGGTGCCAGCTGATCGTGGCCAGCCACAACGAGAGCTCTGTGAGCCACGCCGTCCGCAG GATGGAGGAGCTGGGCATTGCCAAGGACGGAGGGGCCGTCTGCTTCGGGCAGCTGCTGGGCATGTGTGACCACGTCTCCCTGGCCTTGG GCCAGGCGGGATACGCCATCTACAAGTCCATCCCGTACGGGGCGGTGGAGGAGGTGCTGCCGTACCTGGTGCGCCGAGCCCAGGAGAACCAGAGTGTGCTGCAGGGCATCCGCAAAGAGCGGGACCTCCTCCGCCGCGAGCTCTGCAGGCGCCTGCTGCGCCGCCCCTGA